cctgtagagaagaagtactgccaatagaataggactctctggagcagataagtaTCATcaacctaatggcaccatgctgcctaataatgccaggcgtgggctggaggggtataaagccccccagcattgaggagctgtggagcagtggaagagctgtgttctctggaatgatggtggtgggtggagctccatccagtacttttggatgggatgaggaGGGGTTGTGttcaaccaacatcctgacctcactaatgcttttgtctctgaatgcaatcaaaatcctcacaccaatgctggcccaaaatctagtagaaagtcttctttcctggacagtagagacagttactccaacaaaagcaggatcagctctttttaatacccctaatttctgaagaaactataaatggatgagcaggtgtcccaatacttttgtccattgtaaATCTATGACTTTATTCTGCTAGATTagacagctaacacacacatctTTGTCACTTCAGCCCAATCGACCAAGAGAAACTGGTGTACTCTACCTCCGGAGCACCCTCTCCCGACATGCTGGAACCAATCggagaggaagagaaacagCCACCTTCACCTCCTCCTACCATCGAAACCAAGCAGATCTTGGAGACCTCCAGCAAACCCCTGGGCAAAGCCTACAACAAGGGAGAATATGTTTAGCTTGTCTTTCCTCGTGTACTTGAACTGGCCACACtcttctatctgtctctctaatAAAGAAAGCCTATTTGTGATTGTGATTTTGAGGGCTGTTTGTGGAGCGAACTGAAAATTACGTGGCCGTTTAGGGCCCCacaccaccagggggcccccacgAGCagcaagatatcatgataaaaaatacagattttaaaaataacattgaataataaaattaaaaagtgatttttatattaatttacttTATAATAATGCTGGGCATTGTTCGCTCCGGCCAATCGCataaccaaaaataaataaataaataaataaattccacAGCAGGTTTATAATctttaaaagcagaacaatTAAAACCATCATAATTAGTTCCGCAAGTTCTGACGGTAGGTGTATCTCAGGCATTACGTATATAACAACGCAGATGATAATAATGTGTGATTGTGCCCaagatacaccaatcagccataacattaggacagTTTAAGTGAAGAAAAGCATTGACTACCTTCCTCCACAGCTGGAGGGGCGGAGATCTAAAGTACAGAtcagacagcaagtgaacagtcaggtcttgaaggggTTGAAGCGCAAGAATccgagacactttgacaagaaccaaactgtgatgttctagatagacgactgggtcagaacatctccagaacatcaagcaggtcctgtggggtgttttcctggtatgcagtggccgGCACCTACCAACAGTGCTCCAAGGGAGGGaagaacaaccggtgaaccggcgacatgagcggtcatgggcacccaaggctgactgatgctgatggaggtcccacctcacatcATACAGGACTTCTTGTCtgtaaggatctgctgctaacgttggCCTAAATGGTGCCAGGTACCCCAGCAGGACACCgtctgaggtcttgtggagtccacgcTTTGACAGATTACAGCCGCTGCTGTTGtgatggcacaagggggacctactcggGTGGTGTTAATGTCATGGCTGGTTGGTTGAAATGAATTACATGGCTTTATTGAACTGACATATTGATAATAACTGGGGACAAAACCGAACATGtactttttcatttattgagaaaacttgtaaataaaaaaagtaaatcacTGAAAAAATGTGCAAATTCAGCACAGAAGTATTTCTTACATCAAAAAagtcaacaataataaaaacagcatgAATCATATAGACATGCAACACGAATCACTTTGTGCAAATCAGCTTTTCCCTTAAAAACTGCACTTAGAATTGCCAACATGGAGGTCGGGTGGatgtttagagtgtgtgtgttacaagGGAAGATTAGAagcattgtatttatttatttattttaatcatcCAACTATTTTAATGCAGAATTTCAGCAGTTTTTGGTAAACATCCTAAAAGCAGGTCTAAAAGCTCCAGAGCTTCCAGAGGAACTGATTAATGCTGGCTGAGATGGCTCCAGATGTGTGAGCAGATGTGTTCCCACACTGAGTTACCAGTCAATTCTTCCACAGCTCACGCTTCACCCACTGGCCATTTAATAAAACACCAACCATACAATCCCTGACCAAAGCCCATCTGTATATCAGCCCTGTCCATCAAGTGGAACCATACAGATGTTTGAATAGAGCTGTAGGTCTTTCTATTGgctcaaaaggttctttggacaTTCAAAACAAATGTTCCTTAGATGGTTCTTGATTGAActcaaagtggttctttaatggTGTCGCTCAAAAcatcatttattattgttatttgggtggtggacctaTTGACCTACCACTATGGCCtagtggggggagggggggtcattagttcgaatcctgagccatgctgctttgccggagtctgagagagcacaactggccgtgatCTCTCCGGGTGGATATCCCACATAAAGCAATGTTGGCTAGCGcagatgtctgttagctggtgaggCGGAACTGGGTACCCGGCGGCGGCGGCTGGGTGCTAGAgctagggggagttacgaacgggtgggttaattagcagaaccaaactgggagaaatAAAAAAGGGGAAAGTTCAATAATCaactttgggggaaaaaaaattaaatttaaaacgACGATGGCTTCAGTAAGTGTACCCAGTGTTTAAATACCCCACGCAAATAATGCCTGGTTAGTGGTGACTAATAAGGTGACCCATTTCCAACGAACACAGAATGGGCCGATTAACTGTGCAACAGACAGGCTACTGTGTGTACAAAGGACACTTATGTGGTAGCAGTTTCTGATTAAATGGccagtgtgtgtactgtgtgtgtgtgtatgtaaggcAATTCTGGCaattcagtatctcagtatCTCTGGACTTATTTTGACCACCTGACATGCACAGTGGGGAAGTCCCAGCGGTCCGGGTGGCCAATGTGTGTCAAGCTTCTGTACGGAGAGGTGCTCCACTGAAACACAGGCACCTGGTCCCATGTGGGCCCGCTGACCGCCAGCAGCTCGTACTGCTTAAACAAGCTGTAGGATGTTAcctacagagaggagagagaggagagagattttatatacgctatatggacaaaagtattaggacatctGCTCAATTACTGTTTCTACTGAATTCAAGGGGATTAAaaggagctgatcctgcttctgttggagtaactgtctctactgtttctactagattctgggtAGAGCATTGCTAGGGTGGTGACCAGCTGAAACTGGGGTTGGCTCTACTctttaaggttaggcttagggttagattctattaaaaatactatattCAGGTACATTGAGATATTAGATATTTAGTGGAATAAGAAAAGCTGATTATCTACGGAGGAAAGGAAACGGACTGATACTGGATCACTTGCCTTCATGTCTGTGCCACCATGAGGTCTCTGTCTCAGAGCTCCAAAAGGGTACGTGCCGTTGGCTGGGTTCAGATCGGAGCGTGCAGAGATCGAGTTCTCCCCGTTATGAGGGGGGTCACAGCCCTCACATTCTGACAAGGGATCATTCTTGTAGTTATTATATCTGTACAGAGAGGAAACACAGGAGGAACTCAATTAAAGGCAAGGTTCTGATGGGTGTGATGAGATCTACACCTTCTGGAAACTAGGGCTTTTTCGGCCCACATATTTGCATCTTGGTTTCTGAAGAACCAGTGCGGACGCTTGCCTCCTTCACCAAAGAGCAGGGTCATACCTCATCAATCGCACCATGGATTCCATGTCGGTGACGAGGGTTTGGTTCCGAGAGAATATCTGAGCCCTGGGGTTCTCATTATAGGAGAACCACGACCCGTACTTCTTTACCAGATCTTGACCACCACTTGCATTAAAAATCTCTTCGAAataccttaaaaaaaacaaacaaaaaaaaaaagtcaaggaGAAAGCATCTGCAGCTCCACATCATTCATCGCTgaccagtttctgaccacaggactgcCGCTGACCAGATATTACTGATAGAGTGGATGACTGAGGACTGTTACGAGCACAGCAGTTATCCTAAGCTGGTAATGTtcatgattgtgtgtgtgtgaagacatCGGTCACTTACGGGATGTTGTAGCTGGCCCAGTAGCCGGTCTGATAGAGCTCCTGAGTCTTATCTGCGGTCTGGATCATCCCTCTGGAACAGAACAGGCTGGTCAAGCAATGCGACGGGATTCCTGATAAATCCATACCATATTTGCCTGGAACACTTACGGTATCTGCTCAAGCACAGTAAACAAGCCTTGCTGTAGGTCAGGCTTCCCTGGAACGAAGTTCTTATAGTCAACGATCATCCACTGGTTGTTATACCTGCAGCAAACGgggcacaaaaacacacactttcacctGCGTGTAGGTCAGACTAAGTCAGGTCCTCTCAAAGTCAGAAAACGAGACCATCAGGCCCTTTCTTGTCCGTCACTGAAGGCTCAGAGCAGTTCAATAGGAAGCTGTAGGATCAAGGGGCTGGGTGCTATCCACTTTATTTTATACAGTCTTCTATAAACTGGTGTCTGAGAGCGAAGTCGAGCGTTAAAGCCTCAGATCTGAGAGTGCAGATGAGGGAACCGGGTTAGGAGGGTTCTCCACTGTCGAACTCAACATCGCTACCCTCACTGCTTTTCAGAGCATGACctccccaccctgtggctctctgaAATGCACGAGGGAACGAGCTTATTTGGACGTGTACTAGATACACACTAGGACAGAAATCTGACCCATCAGACACGTCGTAATTCTGAGAGACCATCAATTCATTAAATACCGCAGTATGCGGTATTACCGTTACACCTCCCAGGCCTAGCTGGAAGATCCACGTGTTTTTAATGGGGTTAAAGGTCTACTGGTCATGCACCATTATGTGGAGGAATGTTACCACACCCCAGATACAGTGATAAACTCAtaaacagccaatcacagcagcCCTATTTACACTGTAATTGCACCATGTTGGTGGGAACATTAAAACTGACCAGCCTGGAAAGGGTTACAAGTAaagctgggcgatatgggaaAAAAATGATCACGATATTTAACGATTTTGTACGATATACGatatttatcgcaatattttgtcatgtaaacaaaatgcaccaacagtgtaaaatatttaaaaactgctatccaagtactctcccatactgagtaccgtgatttttactcaatatatgctgcactacattcaattaaataatgaataattaataattaacaaaTGTCTTTAGGCACGGACGATATTCACAATATACTCATATCAAAGCATACTGTGCACCACGATAACGAGATTTATCACGATGcgataaaatattgttatattgcccagctctagttacAAGCCCACATGCTAAGGCTCTGGTACGCCAGCAAAGCACCACGAGAGCCAGTATCCACAAATGGAGAAAATATGGGTTTCGTGTCTGGATGACCTCAAACATTAAAATGTGGCAAATACGCAggaatacccccccccccccaaacacacacacacacacccctggtAGAACCTGACTCTGCATAAGCAGTGCTTCTGCAACACTGTGTTAACAGTTAACCCAGGTCAATGCTGGCCGTTGACTAAAGGTCACCACTATTGTGTCTCTGGGTCACCATGCTGAGGTGACTGATAAGTGACAGATTCAATCAACCTGAGggagcatgtgagtgtgtgtgtgtgtgtgtgtgtgtgtgtgtgtgtgtgtgtgtgtgtgtgtgtgtgtgtgtgtgtgagaatgctGATGTCATGAGGTGTCTTAACAGTGCCTTACGTTCCACTGTTGAACTGGCTGAAAATGGCGGCCCACTCTTTGCCAGTACGAGCAAGTCTGTTGGCCACGATGTTCCTCAGCCACTCCATGACGGCCCCCTCAGGCCTCACGAACTTCCACAGGTCAGGGTTACTGTTGCCAATGGTGGTTTCCAGAGTAACCTGGCAGGACAAtacaacatgtgtgtgtgtgagtgagttagGGTTCAGTTCACACCACCCCCCCCCTTGTATGTAAACAAGGTAGCCCCTCACCAGGCCACTGCTGAGGATGTAGAAGTCATCTCCTGAAAAGATGGAGCCGGGGTAGGAGGAGAAGGCCTGAGTACCTCCGGGAATCACCGTCTTATCTGTAAAAACAGGAACAGTGGGTCAGCGCTGGAGTCAGGCCAGATTTTCCATCCCATTCTCTCCATTTGGAAAGACTAACGTTCCTCCCAGCCAGTCAGCTTTACTCCGGCTGGAATTCCGCCTGGTTTGAAACCagactatggtggaaatgctctaaTGTTCTTCCAGAGTGAGAGAACCACGGTCCTTTctctggttctaaaccagctctgaacagcggtattcagaaccgaggaggaggctaatgcagAGTGAGGATGGGGTGCATCTACGCGAATGCGTCTGCACGAGTACGAAACAGCTAGCGGCGGTTACCTTTCAGAGaggtggagaaggagaaggtgTACTTCTTCATGATCCTCAGCATGGACTGATAGGTGTTCCAGGTGTCGTGTGACACAAACAGCTCCTTGTTTCCTGGTAGGAGCTTGATCAGCGCAGAGCAGGAGCCAGAACCCAATGTACGGGTTAGGCTGGACTTGTTTAGGGCAGCTTCCAAATCCTCCAAGTCTCCACCCATCTGGAAAAGTCTGGACAAGCAAtcattttgatttatttatttatttaacattattatgtgctgctgttattatttacaaagCATCTTGCACACCTAGAAATTTACCTACAAAGTACGTTTCAAAGCAAAgcagatatggacaaaagtattgggacacctgctcattcattgtttcttctgcaatcaagggcattaaaaaaatgttggagtaactgtctctactgtccagagaagaagactttctactagattttggaggagcattgttgtgaggatttgattgcattcagcaacaagagcacattagtgagctcaggatgttggatgataatcaccaccccacctcactcatctcattccattccattcaaaagtactggacagagcactgaccatcattccagagaacacagtgcttccactgctctacagctcaatgctgggggctttacacacctctatcccacgcctggcgttaggcagcatggtgccaatgggttcatattaggtttatctgctcctgagagtcctattctattggcagtacatgggtgcaacttagagtagctgactgcattcattaaaaggggtgtccacaaacatttggacatgtagcgtatTGGTCTAAAACACTCACAGGAAGCCTAAGGGGTTGAATGAGAGTCTTCCAGGGGATGTCACCTGCCCGTTATAGCCGTCCTCCAAACcctgcagctgcagcagagaCAAGCGTACCTGCAGGGGAACAGAGAACATTCAGGACCTCAGTACAGTACTCAGGCAGGAGATCTAGGATGGTAACACTGTGtctcttggcatagttgaatagtAAGACTTtgtcatttacataaaccccgcccactagagaACGCACTAGTCAAAGTCTGGTGTAAATATGGTGGTGCTGACACTGGAGCAGCtcagagcagctcatcacctccagactatGCTCTACACGTGGAAAGCCAGCACTTACCTGATGCCAGTACGACGAGTCTGGGTTTTTCTCGATCTGCTGGGCCACCCACTGCAAGTTGTCAGTAATGTAGTCCTTCAGGCGGCGGCAGTAGGCCGGATCATACTTAAACGGGCCGCAGTATCCCATCAGGGTGTTCATCCAGTGCTTATAGATCAGCTacagatcaaacacacacacagtgaacacacaaCCACTGCAGGTGGAAGCCCACAGTGGATAGTCAGTGAACTAGGCCTGAAGATAGCATGGGGTTGAGGTGCTACTGAACCGAATCCCAACCCACCTACTCATTTAGCTACTCTGCCGTGTTTTCGTCCAGCCTTACTCTTGAGAGTGAAGGCCTTGCTTGATGTAAGATATAAGGGTCAAATACCTGCGACGTGACAGCAGCCTCCGCAACTCCAGCACTATAAGCTTGCAGCGTGTCATTGTACTGGCCACTGGTTACAACCTCCAGGTAGGACCATCTGGAAAGGAGGAacacatgtttattttattcTCCAGCTGGCTTGGTAGACCAGCACTGGGTAGAGTTTTAGCATGACCAGATTGAATAGGGTcattgaccagcatggccacaTGACCGAGGAGGTCCACCAGCAGGACTATGTCCAGCAGGACCAGAATAACAAAGCGGGTCAGCCACCAGAAGCAAGTTGaccatgctggtggaccagatAAATCTGGAACATTCCCTATGGGTAGGGTTTCGTCCAagtccagcatgaccagcttggccaCATGACCGAGGAGGTCCACCAGCAGGACAACCAGCATACCCAAGTTGATCAAGCTCGACCTGCAAAACCGTCAAGCACAAACAGAAGCCACGCTGGTCCACCAGAATTGGGTAGGTAGGTTTCCATCCAagtccagcatgaccagcatgacctagGAGGTCCACCAGCAGGACTATGTCCAGCAGGACCAGAATAACAAAGCGGGTCAGCCACCATAAGCAAGTTGaccatgctggtggaccagatAGACCACCAATCTGGAACATTCCCTATGGGTAGGGTTTCATCCAagtccagcatgaccagcttgattAGGCTCATTGACCCAAGAAGTCCACCAGCAGGACCACGTCCAGCGGGTCAGCTAAACCATATGCTGGTCCACCTGCACTGGGTAGGTTTCCATCCAagtccagcatgaccagcttgactgAGCTGCATGATCAAGCACAGTGACCAGCAGAACCATCCAACACCACCATACTTTATGCAGGACCACCAGCTTGTCCACCACTCTGACCATTAAGGTCCAGTTGAAACCATTTGGAGCGAGCAACCAGCTTTAGATGTTCTGGGCTCAGATTTCCAGCAGGAACTAGCTACAGGGTCCTGACATACATGTTGGCTCTTATAGATTTAAAGGGTGTTCTGCAGAAACTGGTGGTCTCTACTGGTACCATTAAGCCCACCCCACAAACGCACCCTGTGTTTCGGATGTCGTCCGTGAAGTTGGCGAAAGCGACGAAGTCTGGCTGGAGTCCATCTCTCAGGTCCAGTTTCCCGGTTTGCTTGTTGAAGACCACAGACTGGACCTGAGCTGCAGCGGCTGCAGCTACAGACAGAAGCAGCACACAGGTCAAAACACACATCCTGACCGGAGTCGCGGCGCTCGGACGCTGCGCTAGCAGAGCCACGGTCCTGCTGGTCATGTGACCttccttcaaaataaaagtcacgtGTGGTCACGAGATCCTTACTAAtcgctttttttttcttttttttgctgaacacgAAAACAATAATACGGAAGTTGAAGGAAGGTCTAGTCTTAAAATCTTAAAGATAACAcgtttaaatataattaaataattaaataatattaaataaataaaaatatatattttctgcaTTTATAAACTCCAGTAGCGGAAGCCCAAGATATTCATAGAATAGGACCCCCTGTAGCATTtctggctagaggggtatatataaagccccccagcattgaggatcTGTGGctatgatggatggtggaggtggggtggtgattattatcattaaacatcttgacctcatgcaatcaaatcctcacagcaatgctcgactcaaaatctagtagaaagccttcttctctgggcagtagcaggatcagctcttttccTTTTATGACTTAAAAACTAATAAGAGAGTTTTGTTTGGAATCAGGCGAAGAAAAGAGCtccgcccaacgtggggctcgaacccacgaccctgagattaagagtctcatgctctaccgactgagctagccgggcgaTGCGCAATGcgttgtgttgtggtcttcttGTTATTACCGCACTCCGACACAAGGAGGTGCTGTTGAACTTCTTCTAGTAATCAGAGAAGGCTGGGCTCTCGcatgtctctgtggcgcaatcggttagcgcgttcggctgttaaccgaaaggttggtggttcgagcccacccagggacgctGTCCTTTTTCTCCTCCATGTCCAACAAGAGCCGGGCTGTAACCACACACCTTTAACACTTAGCATCATTAGagctttattatatttacatcctGATGTCACACTTTCACTTTTGCCCTTCTCTATATTTTAGCTACattattatcttattttatttgactttttttgttttgatgttGGGCTAGAACCCACAACCTGGAGATCAGAAGATGCCTTCTCAATCATCAAAGGAGTTCTGGCTTCTCCAAGTTACTGTGATGTAAGCCAAGGCGGTGCCTGTAAAAAGTGGGAAAATAACGCGTGAGTAAACCACAAGGTTGGTGGTTCAAGCCCACCCAGGAATTATGTCCTTCCCAATCTCCTACATGCTCCACAGCTGCTCTGGCCTTTCATGAAACTTACCTAAGAGACATttgtttggggaaaaaatgtaaacagttGTTGTGTAATATGGGgcttgaacccacaaccctgagaTAATCAGCTTCATTACTACCATGGAGGGAGTGCATGCTTCCCATGATTACCAACACTGCCCTTAAACAGCTGGCAGTGGTATAGAACATCTTTGCATTCTGTCCTGTGATAAAACaggttaaccgaaaggttgttGGTTTGAGCCCTCCCAGAAAAAACGCTCAGTGTCTTCGTTTTTATTTCCAACCAACATGCAACAGCAGGTATTTCCAGAAACCGGGACAGAACACAAAAACTTtgcgcccaacgtggggctcgaacccacgaccctgagattaagagtctcatgctctaccgactgagctagccgggcagCTGCTGTGCGTTGTGCTGAGGTCTCCTTGTTATTACCGCACCCCGACACAAGGAGGTGCTGTTGAACTTCTTCCAGTAATCAGAGAAGGCTGGGCTCTCAcatgtctctgtggcgcaatcggttagcgcgttcggctgttaaccgaaaggttggtggttcgagcccacccagggacgctGTCCTTTTCTTCTCCATGTCCAACAAGAGCCGGGCTGTAACCACTCACACAGCACTGTCACtggacttttttctgtcctcatCTCCagacactgctccacaggtcggTTTTTAAAACCTAACATAAGGGCCTGGAACAAAAACTTCtgcgcccaacgtggggctcgaacccacgaccctgagattaagagtctcatgctctaccgactgagctagccgggcagCTGTACCCCACCTCAGCCACACTAAGGGGTGCAGTCTAGTGTATGGCCACACTTCAGGACCCTCACTGGTTGACCTGCACTACCAACTCCCGAGAAGTTCCCCCCTCTAGTGGTTAATTTCAGAATTGCAGCCCCACTTTTCCACCCTTACCACAGAATCTCAATGTGACATTTATTTTGTTAAGTGCTTTCAGGTGTAAGTGGAGGGCTAGTTGTTCAGGAGGACCCTGCTGGAaagtccagctcaagaccagttTGATGAAAACATGCTGGTATGATGCTTTTGGCGATGCCTGGGCCTAGAttggacccatgtgagattag
The genomic region above belongs to Salminus brasiliensis chromosome 8, fSalBra1.hap2, whole genome shotgun sequence and contains:
- the plbd2 gene encoding putative phospholipase B-like 2, with protein sequence MCVLTCVLLLSVAAAAAAQVQSVVFNKQTGKLDLRDGLQPDFVAFANFTDDIRNTGWSYLEVVTSGQYNDTLQAYSAGVAEAAVTSQLIYKHWMNTLMGYCGPFKYDPAYCRRLKDYITDNLQWVAQQIEKNPDSSYWHQVRLSLLQLQGLEDGYNGQVTSPGRLSFNPLGFLLFQMGGDLEDLEAALNKSSLTRTLGSGSCSALIKLLPGNKELFVSHDTWNTYQSMLRIMKKYTFSFSTSLKDKTVIPGGTQAFSSYPGSIFSGDDFYILSSGLVTLETTIGNSNPDLWKFVRPEGAVMEWLRNIVANRLARTGKEWAAIFSQFNSGTYNNQWMIVDYKNFVPGKPDLQQGLFTVLEQIPGMIQTADKTQELYQTGYWASYNIPYFEEIFNASGGQDLVKKYGSWFSYNENPRAQIFSRNQTLVTDMESMVRLMRYNNYKNDPLSECEGCDPPHNGENSISARSDLNPANGTYPFGALRQRPHGGTDMKVTSYSLFKQYELLAVSGPTWDQVPVFQWSTSPYRSLTHIGHPDRWDFPTVHVRWSK